A single Cryomorphaceae bacterium DNA region contains:
- a CDS encoding RsmD family RNA methyltransferase, with amino-acid sequence MRIISGEYRGRRITAPNNLPVRPTTDRAKEALFNILGHRLDFEDTKALDFFAGIGSITLELISRGCPDVTAVDKHRDCVNFIQKTASELGMEGLKAIRSDVFVFTERTPERYNFIFADPPYDLMRSGELAERILERGLLEANGLLVIEHSDEEDLSSVKGFTEHRRYGHVNFSIFEI; translated from the coding sequence ATGCGTATCATAAGCGGAGAATATCGAGGGCGCAGAATTACAGCGCCCAACAACCTGCCTGTTCGACCCACAACCGATCGAGCCAAGGAAGCATTGTTCAATATTCTCGGACATCGATTGGATTTTGAAGACACGAAGGCGCTCGACTTCTTTGCGGGTATTGGAAGCATCACCCTCGAGCTCATCTCCAGAGGCTGTCCTGATGTTACTGCCGTGGACAAGCATCGCGACTGTGTGAACTTCATTCAAAAAACGGCCTCGGAATTAGGTATGGAGGGGCTCAAAGCCATTCGATCAGACGTATTCGTCTTTACAGAACGGACACCCGAGCGCTATAACTTCATCTTCGCTGATCCCCCGTATGACCTCATGCGCAGTGGAGAACTGGCGGAGCGAATTTTGGAAAGAGGCCTTTTGGAAGCCAATGGGCTCTTGGTCATTGAACACAGCGACGAAGAGGATTTGAGCAGCGTGAAGGGCTTCACCGAACACCGCAGATACGGCCATGTGAATTTCTCTATCTTTGAGATATGA
- the coaD gene encoding pantetheine-phosphate adenylyltransferase → MSRIAVFPGSFDPITNGHVDIVQRAVGLFDKIIIAVGQNAQKKYMFTREQRVTYIKNAFEGVDEIEVMDFEGLTVDFCRSVGARYLLRGLRNPADFEFEKAIAQANRMMDHQLETVFLLTDPEFAAISSSIVRDVYRNGGDVSMFVPVTIG, encoded by the coding sequence ATGAGTCGTATCGCCGTCTTCCCAGGAAGTTTTGATCCCATTACCAATGGGCATGTGGACATCGTGCAAAGAGCTGTAGGGCTTTTTGACAAGATCATTATTGCCGTGGGCCAGAACGCTCAAAAGAAGTACATGTTTACCCGCGAGCAGCGCGTTACCTACATCAAAAACGCCTTTGAAGGAGTTGATGAAATTGAAGTGATGGACTTTGAGGGGTTGACGGTAGACTTCTGTCGCTCCGTAGGAGCTCGATACCTCCTACGAGGATTGCGGAATCCGGCTGATTTTGAATTCGAAAAGGCGATCGCTCAAGCCAACCGCATGATGGATCATCAATTGGAGACTGTATTTCTTCTGACCGATCCAGAGTTCGCCGCCATCAGCAGCAGCATAGTCCGCGACGTATACCGCAATGGAGGTGACGTTTCTATGTTTGTGCCCGTAACAATCGGCTGA